In Salinisphaera sp. T31B1, the following are encoded in one genomic region:
- a CDS encoding TorF family putative porin — protein sequence MKKHLLIASAASAITMISGQAMADSLLPFLPGEASANVAYTTDYRYRGVSQSDRDFAIQGGFDYALDSGFYIGTWASSIDNFNPSPVTGDNGAQAEVDFYAGYGYALTDHLALDINALYYYYPGASSAGDNNEIDFWEFTPGITYSDDNMTASLSISYSDNFYNESGDAFYYNTNFEFPLNDYLTLGAHAGYQTVDKEERYFEDYADWSISLGTSIIGLDWSVAYVDTDLDSAACGGTDICDSTFVGTISKSF from the coding sequence ATGAAAAAGCATCTTCTGATCGCATCCGCCGCTTCGGCCATCACGATGATCAGCGGACAGGCCATGGCCGACAGCCTGCTGCCGTTCCTGCCGGGCGAAGCCAGCGCGAATGTGGCCTACACTACTGATTACCGCTACCGCGGCGTGTCGCAGAGTGATCGCGATTTCGCCATCCAGGGCGGTTTCGACTATGCCCTGGACAGCGGCTTTTATATCGGCACCTGGGCATCGAGCATCGACAACTTCAACCCGAGCCCGGTAACCGGTGACAACGGCGCCCAGGCCGAGGTCGATTTCTATGCCGGGTATGGTTATGCGCTGACCGACCACCTGGCACTGGATATCAACGCGCTGTACTACTACTACCCGGGGGCGAGCAGCGCCGGCGACAACAACGAGATCGATTTCTGGGAGTTCACCCCGGGCATCACCTACAGCGACGACAATATGACCGCCTCGCTGTCGATCTCCTACAGCGACAATTTCTACAACGAGTCGGGTGATGCGTTCTACTACAACACCAACTTCGAGTTCCCCCTCAACGATTATCTGACGCTCGGCGCGCATGCCGGCTACCAGACGGTCGACAAGGAAGAGCGGTATTTCGAGGACTACGCCGACTGGTCGATCTCGCTGGGCACCTCGATCATCGGTCTGGACTGGTCGGTCGCCTATGTGGATACCGATCTCGACAGTGCGGCCTGCGGCGGCACCGATATCTGCGACTCCACTTTCGTGGGTACGATCAGCAAATCCTTCTGA
- the glnK gene encoding P-II family nitrogen regulator produces the protein MKLIAAVIKPFKLDEVREVLSDIGVRGITVTEVKGFGRQKGHTELYRGAEYVVDFLPKVKIEVAVDDTDLDPVVEAISKAAHTGKIGDGKIFVTSLDQAIRIRTGETGAEAL, from the coding sequence ATGAAACTGATCGCAGCCGTCATCAAGCCGTTCAAGCTGGACGAAGTCCGCGAGGTGCTCTCCGACATCGGTGTCAGGGGCATCACGGTGACCGAGGTCAAGGGCTTCGGCCGACAGAAAGGCCATACCGAGCTCTATCGCGGCGCGGAGTACGTGGTCGATTTTCTGCCCAAGGTGAAGATCGAGGTGGCGGTGGACGACACCGACCTTGACCCCGTTGTGGAGGCCATCTCCAAGGCCGCCCATACCGGAAAGATCGGTGACGGCAAGATCTTCGTCACCTCGCTCGATCAGGCGATTCGTATTCGGACCGGCGAAACCGGCGCTGAGGCACTCTAA
- the glnK gene encoding P-II family nitrogen regulator: MKLIAAVIKPFKLDEVREALSEVGVQGITVTEVKGFGRQKGHTELYRGAEYVVDFLPKVKIEIAIEETELDAAVEAISKAAHTGKIGDGKIFVTELEQAIRIRTGETGRDAL; the protein is encoded by the coding sequence ATGAAACTTATCGCAGCCGTAATCAAGCCTTTCAAGCTCGATGAGGTCCGTGAAGCGCTATCCGAGGTGGGGGTGCAGGGCATCACCGTGACCGAGGTCAAGGGGTTCGGTCGTCAGAAAGGCCATACCGAGCTCTATCGCGGGGCCGAATACGTGGTCGATTTCCTGCCCAAGGTGAAGATCGAGATCGCGATCGAGGAAACCGAGCTGGACGCCGCCGTTGAGGCGATCTCCAAGGCCGCCCATACCGGCAAGATCGGCGACGGCAAGATCTTCGTCACCGAACTGGAACAGGCCATTCGTATCCGTACCGGCGAGACCGGCCGGGACGCGCTCTAA
- a CDS encoding c-type cytochrome → MTANTDQSFFRAFTIVLAILFAITIIAIIGANIISSAASNDEMRPEQLTRVKSRTEPVYAVNTDPNATQMAAASDTGGGEPLSGEQVFNNVCTACHTAGVAGAPKVSDTAAWKQRLSEQGKDTLYSRAINGYKGMPAKGGNPDLSEEEMHKAVDYILGEAGAT, encoded by the coding sequence ATGACCGCCAACACCGACCAATCGTTCTTTCGTGCGTTCACGATCGTACTGGCCATTCTGTTCGCGATCACGATCATCGCGATCATCGGCGCGAACATCATCTCCTCGGCGGCCTCGAACGACGAGATGCGGCCCGAGCAGTTGACCCGCGTGAAATCGCGCACCGAACCCGTCTATGCCGTCAATACCGACCCCAACGCCACACAGATGGCTGCAGCGTCCGACACCGGCGGCGGCGAGCCGCTGTCGGGAGAGCAGGTCTTCAACAATGTCTGCACGGCGTGTCATACCGCAGGCGTCGCCGGTGCACCGAAGGTCTCCGATACGGCCGCCTGGAAACAGCGGTTGTCCGAGCAGGGCAAGGACACTCTGTATTCGCGTGCCATCAACGGCTACAAGGGTATGCCCGCCAAGGGCGGCAACCCCGATCTCAGCGAAGAGGAAATGCACAAGGCCGTGGACTACATCCTCGGCGAAGCGGGCGCGACCTGA
- a CDS encoding accessory factor UbiK family protein, protein MRSIEDIATRLSQALPPQVGPLRDELHANFRAILQSQLARLELVPREEFEAARAMLAHTRAKLDDMEQRMAMLEAQAER, encoded by the coding sequence ATGCGGTCGATCGAAGATATCGCCACGCGCCTGTCGCAGGCGCTGCCACCCCAAGTGGGTCCGCTACGCGATGAACTGCACGCCAATTTCCGGGCGATTCTGCAGAGCCAGCTCGCGCGGCTGGAACTGGTCCCACGTGAGGAGTTCGAGGCCGCGCGGGCGATGCTGGCTCATACACGGGCCAAGCTGGACGATATGGAACAGCGCATGGCCATGCTCGAGGCTCAAGCCGAGCGCTGA
- a CDS encoding response regulator transcription factor, which produces MTRVLIVEDEPALRRDLVDYLALRGFDAQGVGSVGAFEQRIRQHYSPEIVILDIGLPDGDGLALARSIRQRFAAGIIMLTARGDTDDRILGFESGADIYLVKHSTLREIEAAIESLVRRLRGHTAPDPGQYTDWVLDSQSWDLVAPNHSTIRLTAAELAFLRRLMEQPGETCSRDALAESLTRPRAHFTNRHLDALVNRLRRKIERVVKDEAPIRAVYGLGYVFSRPARIDN; this is translated from the coding sequence ATGACTCGAGTGCTCATCGTCGAGGACGAGCCGGCGCTGCGTCGCGACCTGGTCGATTATCTGGCGTTGCGCGGATTCGACGCCCAGGGGGTAGGCAGCGTGGGCGCATTCGAACAGCGCATCCGTCAGCATTATTCACCCGAGATCGTGATACTGGATATCGGGTTGCCCGACGGTGACGGCCTCGCGCTGGCACGATCCATACGCCAGCGCTTCGCGGCCGGCATCATCATGCTCACCGCACGGGGTGATACCGACGACCGGATCCTGGGTTTCGAGAGCGGTGCCGATATCTATCTGGTCAAGCACAGTACGCTGCGCGAAATCGAGGCGGCGATCGAGAGCCTGGTGCGGCGGCTGCGAGGCCACACCGCGCCAGACCCTGGCCAGTACACCGACTGGGTGCTCGACAGCCAGTCATGGGACCTGGTCGCGCCCAATCATTCGACGATCCGGCTCACCGCTGCCGAGCTGGCATTCCTGCGTCGGCTGATGGAACAACCGGGCGAAACCTGTTCGCGCGACGCGCTCGCCGAGTCGCTCACACGACCGCGAGCCCATTTCACCAACCGTCATCTCGACGCGCTGGTGAATCGCCTGCGCCGCAAGATCGAACGCGTGGTCAAGGACGAGGCCCCTATCCGGGCCGTCTACGGGCTGGGGTATGTCTTCAGCCGTCCGGCGCGTATCGATAACTGA
- a CDS encoding ammonium transporter — protein MENNIFELQYAIDTFYFLVCGALVMWMAAGFSMLEGGLVRSKNTTEILTKNIALYSISCIMYMICGYMIMYDGNLFLNGIAGGDTLVADALASSAESGFGGDSVYAGAADFFFQVVFVATAMSVVSGAVAERMKLWAFLAFAVVMTGFIYPMEGSWTWNGASVFGLYTLGDLGFSDFAGSGIVHMAGASAALAGVLLLGPRKGKFRADGTVAAIPGANLPLAALGTLILWMGWFGFNGGSVLKLGDINSANSVAMVFLNTNTAAAGGLVAALLLARMMFGKGDLTMALNGALAGLVVITAEPSTPTPLVATLFGAAGGLLVVFSIVFFDKIKIDDPVGAISVHGVCGLLGLMVVPLTNSEVSFTGQILGALTIFVWVFVTSLIVWGILKAVVGIRVSEEEEVEGVDLGECGMEAYPEFTSGGSRRSMS, from the coding sequence ATGGAAAACAATATCTTCGAATTGCAGTACGCAATCGATACCTTCTATTTTCTTGTCTGTGGGGCACTGGTCATGTGGATGGCCGCGGGCTTCAGCATGCTCGAGGGCGGTCTGGTTCGCTCCAAGAACACGACCGAAATCCTGACCAAGAACATCGCGCTGTATTCGATCTCCTGCATCATGTACATGATCTGCGGCTACATGATCATGTACGACGGCAACCTGTTTCTGAACGGCATCGCCGGCGGCGATACGCTGGTCGCCGATGCGCTGGCCTCGTCGGCGGAATCGGGCTTCGGCGGCGACTCGGTCTATGCAGGCGCGGCCGACTTCTTCTTCCAGGTCGTGTTCGTGGCCACCGCCATGTCGGTGGTCTCCGGTGCGGTCGCCGAGCGCATGAAGCTCTGGGCGTTCCTGGCGTTCGCGGTGGTCATGACCGGCTTCATCTATCCGATGGAAGGCTCCTGGACCTGGAACGGCGCGTCGGTATTCGGCCTGTACACCCTCGGCGATCTGGGCTTCTCCGACTTCGCCGGCTCGGGCATCGTGCATATGGCCGGTGCCTCGGCCGCCCTGGCCGGCGTCCTGCTGCTCGGTCCGCGTAAAGGCAAATTCCGCGCAGACGGCACCGTGGCCGCCATTCCGGGCGCGAATCTGCCGCTGGCAGCACTCGGCACGCTGATCCTGTGGATGGGTTGGTTCGGCTTCAACGGCGGCTCCGTGCTCAAGCTGGGTGATATCAACAGTGCCAACTCGGTGGCCATGGTATTTCTCAACACCAATACCGCTGCGGCCGGCGGTCTGGTTGCCGCGCTGCTGCTGGCGCGGATGATGTTCGGCAAGGGCGATCTGACCATGGCGCTCAACGGTGCGCTGGCCGGCCTGGTGGTGATCACCGCCGAACCGTCCACACCGACTCCGCTGGTCGCGACCCTGTTCGGCGCCGCCGGCGGTCTTCTGGTGGTGTTCTCGATCGTGTTCTTCGACAAGATCAAGATCGATGACCCGGTCGGCGCGATCTCGGTCCATGGCGTCTGCGGTCTGCTGGGCCTGATGGTGGTGCCACTGACCAACAGCGAAGTCAGCTTCACCGGCCAGATTCTGGGCGCGCTCACCATCTTTGTCTGGGTGTTCGTGACCAGCCTCATCGTCTGGGGCATCCTCAAGGCGGTCGTCGGCATCCGCGTCTCCGAAGAGGAGGAAGTCGAGGGTGTCGACCTCGGCGAATGCGGCATGGAAGCCTACCCGGAGTTCACCTCCGGCGGAAGCCGTCGCTCCATGTCCTGA
- a CDS encoding ammonium transporter produces the protein MWMAVLAAALPGSALAQDAATLDSGDTAWMITATALVLMMTIPGLALFYGGMVRAKNALSVLMQCFAICCLATLIWVLWGYSLAFTEGSALIGGLGKMFLAGVTVDSLSGTIPETVFMVFQMTFAIITPALIVGAFVERMKFSAMLWFIGVWLTVVYAPIAHWVWGGGWLGGLGVLDFAGGTVVHINAGIAGLVCAVMLGRRSGFPKTPMKPHNLTYTLVGASMLWVGWFGFNAGSELAADGTAGMAMAVTQIATAAAALTWMFAEWAHHGKPSVLGICSGAVAGLVAITPASGFVGPMGAIAVGLGGSLFAFYAVTLLKTRVGYDDSLDAFGVHGVAGIVGALLTGVFCAPALGGAGFSDQIGGIGGQLLAQCIGVLATVVYDAIATVVILKVIDAAIGLRVTPEDEDTGLDLALHDEKAYDL, from the coding sequence ATGTGGATGGCCGTACTGGCCGCCGCCCTGCCCGGCAGCGCCCTGGCCCAGGACGCTGCCACGCTCGATTCGGGCGATACCGCCTGGATGATCACGGCCACCGCGCTGGTGCTGATGATGACCATCCCGGGGCTGGCGCTGTTTTATGGCGGCATGGTGCGGGCCAAGAATGCGCTGTCGGTGCTCATGCAGTGTTTTGCCATCTGCTGTCTGGCCACCCTCATCTGGGTGTTGTGGGGCTACAGCCTGGCGTTCACCGAAGGCAGCGCATTGATCGGCGGCCTGGGCAAGATGTTTCTGGCCGGGGTGACCGTGGACAGCCTCAGCGGCACGATTCCCGAGACCGTGTTCATGGTCTTCCAGATGACGTTCGCGATCATCACCCCGGCGCTGATCGTGGGTGCATTCGTCGAGCGCATGAAGTTTTCGGCCATGCTGTGGTTCATCGGCGTCTGGCTGACCGTGGTCTATGCGCCGATCGCCCACTGGGTCTGGGGCGGCGGCTGGCTGGGCGGGCTGGGCGTGCTGGATTTCGCCGGCGGCACCGTCGTCCACATCAACGCGGGAATAGCGGGCTTGGTCTGCGCGGTGATGCTCGGCCGGCGCTCGGGCTTTCCCAAGACCCCGATGAAGCCGCATAACCTGACCTACACCCTGGTGGGCGCGTCGATGCTCTGGGTGGGCTGGTTCGGCTTCAACGCCGGCAGCGAACTCGCCGCGGACGGCACGGCCGGCATGGCCATGGCGGTGACCCAGATCGCCACCGCCGCGGCCGCGCTGACCTGGATGTTCGCCGAGTGGGCCCACCACGGAAAACCCAGCGTGCTCGGCATCTGCTCGGGCGCGGTGGCCGGGCTGGTCGCCATCACGCCCGCCTCCGGCTTCGTCGGCCCGATGGGCGCGATCGCCGTAGGCCTGGGCGGCAGCTTGTTCGCTTTCTACGCCGTGACGCTGCTCAAGACCCGAGTCGGCTACGACGACTCGCTGGACGCCTTCGGCGTGCACGGCGTGGCCGGCATCGTGGGCGCCTTGCTGACCGGCGTGTTCTGCGCGCCGGCGCTGGGCGGGGCCGGATTCTCTGATCAGATCGGCGGCATCGGCGGCCAGCTCCTGGCTCAGTGCATCGGCGTGCTGGCCACGGTGGTCTACGACGCGATCGCCACGGTCGTCATTCTCAAGGTCATCGATGCCGCGATCGGCCTGCGCGTGACGCCCGAAGACGAGGACACGGGGCTCGACCTGGCACTACACGACGAAAAGGCCTACGACCTGTGA
- a CDS encoding UvrD-helicase domain-containing protein — translation MSSSALPQLNRQQEAAVRYLDGPLLVLAGAGSGKTGVITRKIAYLIKRGYAGDRIAAVTFTNKAAREMKQRAGKLIRSEDARGLTVSTFHSLGLQMIRAEHAALGYKARFSIFDAEDADKLLADLVGRDGDARKTARFAISAWKSALIDPEAAATMAQGSEIPIAKAYAEYQRRLKAYNAVDFDDLLSLPVTLLRGDPAARERWQNRFRYLLVDEYQDTNAAQYELMRLLAGGRAAFTVVGDDDQSIYAWRGARPGNIADLSRDFPHLKVIKLEQNYRSVGHVLSAANQLIQANQRAYEKTLWSAMGPGDRIRILACPDEAGEAERVVSELSAHRLRTGNQLGNYAVLYRGNFQSRAFEKAMREHNIAYRVSGGRSFFERSEIRDLAAYLRLLTNTDDDAAFLRVINLPRRELGPATLETLARYAGQRHRSLFDAARGIGLTGGINDRAGRRLEEFVDWATTLAAMGESTPVRELVVTLIRDIGYRDWLRDTAANTRAARKRLENVDEFLSWLGHVEENSDGTPRTLDEVVRRLSLMDFASQSEKDIDNQVHLLTLHAAKGLEFDHVYLAGLEEGLLPHHACMDDDKIEEERRLLYVGITRARKTLALSYARQRRRGGEMTDSTPSRFLEELPREEIDWPQAGGRRDAKAEAEHGRDQVAALKAMLSGESGSA, via the coding sequence ATGAGCAGCTCCGCACTTCCTCAACTCAATCGTCAGCAGGAAGCCGCAGTCCGTTATCTGGACGGGCCGCTGCTGGTGCTGGCCGGTGCCGGCTCGGGCAAGACGGGCGTGATCACGCGCAAGATCGCGTATCTGATCAAGCGCGGTTACGCGGGCGACCGTATCGCGGCGGTGACCTTTACCAACAAGGCGGCACGCGAGATGAAACAGCGTGCGGGCAAGCTCATTCGAAGCGAGGACGCCCGGGGCCTGACCGTCAGCACCTTCCACAGTCTGGGTCTGCAGATGATCCGCGCCGAGCACGCCGCGCTCGGCTACAAGGCGCGTTTTTCGATATTCGACGCCGAGGATGCAGACAAGCTGCTGGCGGATCTGGTCGGCCGTGACGGCGACGCGCGCAAGACCGCGCGTTTTGCGATCAGCGCCTGGAAGTCCGCGCTGATCGATCCCGAGGCCGCCGCGACCATGGCCCAGGGCAGCGAAATACCCATCGCCAAGGCCTATGCCGAATATCAGCGGCGCCTGAAGGCCTATAACGCGGTGGACTTCGACGATCTGCTGAGCCTGCCGGTGACGCTGCTGCGCGGTGACCCGGCCGCGCGCGAGCGCTGGCAGAACCGTTTCCGTTATCTGCTCGTCGACGAATATCAGGACACCAATGCTGCTCAGTACGAGCTCATGCGTCTGCTGGCCGGTGGCCGCGCGGCGTTCACTGTCGTCGGCGACGACGACCAGTCGATCTATGCATGGCGCGGCGCGCGACCCGGCAATATCGCGGATCTGTCGCGCGATTTCCCGCATCTCAAGGTCATCAAACTCGAACAGAACTATCGCTCCGTCGGCCATGTGCTTTCGGCCGCCAACCAGCTGATTCAGGCCAATCAGCGTGCCTACGAGAAGACGCTGTGGAGTGCGATGGGCCCGGGCGACCGGATCCGGATTCTGGCCTGCCCCGATGAAGCAGGCGAGGCCGAGCGCGTGGTCAGCGAGTTGTCCGCGCACCGGCTGCGTACCGGCAACCAGCTGGGCAATTATGCCGTGCTCTATCGCGGCAACTTTCAGTCGCGTGCGTTCGAAAAAGCGATGCGCGAACACAATATCGCCTATCGCGTGTCGGGCGGGCGGTCGTTTTTCGAGCGCAGCGAAATCCGCGACCTGGCGGCCTATCTGCGCCTGCTGACCAATACCGATGACGACGCCGCCTTTCTGCGCGTGATCAATCTGCCACGGCGTGAGCTGGGGCCGGCCACGCTGGAAACCCTGGCACGCTACGCTGGACAGCGGCACCGCAGCCTGTTCGATGCCGCTCGCGGTATCGGCCTGACCGGCGGCATCAACGACCGTGCCGGGCGTCGTCTGGAAGAGTTCGTCGACTGGGCGACGACTCTCGCTGCAATGGGCGAATCCACGCCGGTGCGCGAACTGGTGGTCACCTTAATCCGCGATATCGGCTATCGCGACTGGCTCCGAGACACCGCGGCCAATACGCGGGCGGCGCGCAAGCGGCTTGAAAACGTGGATGAGTTCCTGTCCTGGCTCGGCCACGTGGAGGAAAACAGCGACGGCACGCCGCGTACGCTCGACGAGGTGGTGCGTCGTCTGAGCCTGATGGATTTTGCGTCCCAGTCGGAAAAGGATATCGACAATCAAGTCCACCTGTTGACGCTGCATGCAGCCAAGGGCCTGGAGTTCGACCATGTCTATCTGGCCGGGCTGGAAGAGGGCCTGCTTCCGCACCATGCCTGTATGGATGACGACAAGATCGAAGAGGAACGTCGGCTGCTCTATGTCGGTATCACCCGGGCACGCAAGACGTTGGCGCTCAGCTATGCGCGCCAGCGGCGGCGGGGCGGCGAGATGACCGACAGTACGCCAAGCCGTTTTCTCGAGGAATTGCCTCGTGAGGAGATCGACTGGCCGCAGGCCGGCGGTCGCCGCGATGCCAAGGCCGAGGCCGAACACGGCCGTGATCAAGTGGCTGCGTTGAAGGCCATGCTCTCGGGGGAGAGCGGCTCGGCCTGA
- a CDS encoding YifB family Mg chelatase-like AAA ATPase, which translates to MALSCVHSRAQTGLDAPAVAVEVDLAGGLPALAIVGLPETEVKESKDRVRAAIVNSGFQFPTRRITVNLAPADLPKEGGRFDLAIALGILAASEQIPAAALERYEFLGELSLSGTLRKVRGALPAALAAQQAGRALVLPEENGHEAALAGADSVRAALHLNDVTASLIGDDIRWRAPDEPPIGAPSNAHAELADIRGQAQAKRALEIAAAGGHSLLLIGPPGAGKTMLASRLPDLLPPMDTALALEVAAVASISAGGFDPARWGQRPFRAPHHTASGVALVGGGSTPRPGEITLAHGGVLFLDELPEFDRRVLEVLREPLESGHIVISRAARQAEFPAAFQLIGAMNPCPCGYLGDPSGRCHCSPERIARYRGRISGPLLDRIDMHLNVAPVARQVLMSTAPPEPAAGSQAVRARVIAARQHAVARGYASNAGLTPAEIDRHCVLENGARTILEQSIQRLGLSARAYHRILRLARTIADLAGAASIERAHVAEAIGFRQLDRQAG; encoded by the coding sequence ATGGCCCTGTCCTGCGTGCACAGTCGGGCGCAGACAGGGCTCGATGCGCCGGCGGTGGCCGTCGAAGTGGACCTGGCCGGTGGGTTGCCCGCCCTGGCGATCGTCGGTTTGCCGGAAACCGAGGTCAAGGAAAGCAAGGATCGGGTCCGCGCGGCGATCGTCAACAGCGGCTTTCAGTTCCCCACTCGCCGGATCACCGTCAACCTGGCGCCCGCGGATCTACCCAAGGAGGGGGGGCGGTTTGATCTGGCCATCGCACTCGGGATTCTTGCCGCCTCGGAGCAGATTCCCGCCGCCGCGCTTGAGCGCTACGAGTTTCTCGGCGAGCTGTCGCTATCCGGGACGTTGCGAAAGGTGCGTGGTGCACTGCCGGCGGCGTTGGCCGCGCAACAGGCCGGACGTGCGCTCGTGCTGCCCGAGGAAAACGGTCATGAAGCCGCGCTGGCCGGCGCCGACAGCGTGCGAGCGGCGCTCCATCTGAACGATGTCACCGCCAGCCTGATCGGCGACGATATCCGCTGGCGGGCGCCCGACGAACCCCCCATAGGCGCGCCGAGCAACGCGCATGCGGAACTGGCCGACATACGCGGCCAGGCGCAGGCCAAGCGGGCCTTGGAGATCGCGGCGGCGGGCGGCCATTCGTTGCTGCTCATCGGCCCGCCCGGCGCGGGCAAGACCATGCTGGCCTCGCGACTGCCGGACCTGCTGCCGCCCATGGATACGGCGCTGGCACTGGAAGTCGCGGCGGTCGCCTCGATCAGCGCGGGCGGGTTCGATCCGGCCCGCTGGGGGCAGCGCCCGTTTCGTGCCCCGCATCACACCGCCTCGGGCGTCGCTCTGGTCGGAGGCGGCTCGACCCCTCGGCCCGGCGAGATCACGCTGGCGCACGGGGGCGTGCTGTTTCTCGACGAACTGCCGGAGTTCGATCGACGCGTGCTGGAGGTGCTGCGCGAGCCGCTTGAGTCCGGCCATATCGTGATCTCCCGCGCTGCGCGCCAGGCAGAGTTTCCGGCCGCTTTCCAGCTCATCGGTGCGATGAACCCCTGTCCCTGCGGCTATCTGGGCGACCCGTCGGGGCGCTGCCATTGCAGTCCCGAACGCATCGCGCGCTATCGCGGCCGTATCTCGGGGCCGCTGCTCGACCGTATCGACATGCACCTGAATGTTGCGCCGGTTGCACGGCAAGTGCTCATGTCGACAGCGCCGCCGGAGCCGGCGGCCGGCAGCCAAGCGGTTCGCGCCCGGGTCATCGCGGCTCGCCAACATGCGGTTGCCCGCGGATATGCGAGTAACGCCGGGCTGACCCCGGCCGAGATCGATCGACATTGCGTGCTCGAAAACGGTGCGCGCACCATTCTGGAGCAGTCGATCCAGCGCCTCGGGCTGTCGGCCCGGGCCTATCACCGCATTCTGCGACTGGCGCGCACGATCGCGGATCTGGCTGGTGCTGCCTCGATCGAACGGGCGCACGTGGCCGAAGCGATCGGTTTCCGACAGCTGGATCGGCAGGCCGGCTGA
- a CDS encoding ammonium transporter, giving the protein MPLHRMPLACVLSVLLLGASPAWAAETINAADTAWVMTTTALVLFMTLPGLALFYGGLVRVRNVLSVLMQCFAVCALASLLWFAVGYSLAFSPGNGFIGGLDKAFFAGIGLEATAGTIPESVFALFQMTFAVITPALIVGGFAERFRFSTLLVFTAAWLLVVYVPVTHWVWGGGWLGELGLLDFAGGTVVHITAGVAALVAAIVVGPRNGFQKTAMAPHNLTMTVSGAGMLWVGWFGFNGGSALAANGQAGMAMLVTHLSAAAGCLTWMAAEWLRFGRPSVLGIVTGMVAGLGTITPASGFVGPAGAIVIGVAAGAICFMATLFVERTLRIDDSLDVFPVHGVGGIVGTLAAGIFASTSLGPLSGHGYAEGIQTMGHQFGVQLLGVVVVFAYTALVTWAILRVLDPLMGLRIDADGEQVGLDISEHEERGYDL; this is encoded by the coding sequence ATGCCCCTGCACCGCATGCCGCTGGCCTGTGTCCTGTCTGTGCTGCTGCTCGGCGCGAGCCCGGCATGGGCCGCCGAGACCATCAACGCTGCCGATACCGCCTGGGTGATGACCACCACTGCGCTGGTACTGTTCATGACTCTGCCGGGCCTGGCGCTGTTCTACGGCGGTCTGGTGCGGGTCCGCAATGTGTTGTCGGTACTCATGCAGTGCTTTGCAGTCTGCGCCCTGGCCTCGTTGCTATGGTTTGCGGTGGGCTACAGCCTGGCGTTTTCGCCGGGCAACGGCTTCATCGGCGGCCTCGACAAGGCGTTTTTTGCCGGTATCGGGCTCGAGGCCACCGCCGGCACCATCCCGGAATCGGTATTCGCCCTGTTCCAGATGACCTTCGCCGTGATCACGCCGGCACTGATCGTCGGCGGCTTTGCCGAGCGTTTCCGTTTCTCGACCCTGCTGGTGTTCACCGCCGCCTGGCTGCTGGTCGTGTATGTGCCGGTTACGCACTGGGTCTGGGGTGGCGGCTGGCTGGGCGAACTCGGCCTGCTCGACTTCGCTGGCGGCACCGTCGTGCATATCACCGCCGGCGTGGCGGCGCTGGTCGCCGCGATCGTCGTCGGCCCACGCAACGGTTTCCAGAAAACCGCCATGGCCCCGCATAATCTCACCATGACCGTTTCCGGCGCCGGCATGCTCTGGGTCGGCTGGTTCGGGTTCAACGGCGGCAGCGCCCTGGCCGCCAACGGCCAGGCGGGCATGGCCATGCTGGTGACCCATCTATCGGCCGCGGCCGGCTGTCTGACGTGGATGGCTGCCGAATGGCTGCGGTTCGGCCGGCCCAGCGTGCTGGGCATCGTCACGGGCATGGTGGCGGGCCTGGGCACGATCACCCCGGCCTCCGGCTTCGTCGGGCCGGCCGGTGCGATCGTGATCGGCGTCGCCGCCGGCGCGATCTGCTTCATGGCGACCCTGTTCGTCGAGCGCACGCTGCGAATCGACGATTCACTGGACGTGTTCCCGGTCCACGGCGTCGGGGGCATCGTAGGCACACTGGCCGCGGGCATATTTGCCTCGACGAGTCTCGGTCCGCTTTCCGGGCACGGCTATGCCGAGGGCATTCAGACCATGGGCCACCAGTTCGGTGTACAGCTGCTGGGGGTGGTCGTCGTGTTCGCCTATACGGCGCTCGTGACCTGGGCGATCCTGCGCGTGCTCGACCCGCTCATGGGCTTGCGGATCGATGC